In Streptococcus parauberis NCFD 2020, the sequence TTAAATTGACTGCGTTAGAAAAACCAACAACCCAAAAGAGTACAAATAAAACGTAGAAGATCCCTAATGGTAAGTGATAACCAAAGATATTTATTGCATCAATGCCGTTTGGTAAGACATGAAGGAAATAGAAAATTAAGCCTCCAATAATCTGTAATGCAAACTTTTGTCGAGCCGTTAAACCTTCATTTTTTTGTTTAAATATTTTCAAGAAATCATCAAAGAAGCCGATAAATCCGTAGATAACAACTACTGATAGAATCCCTGAAATCAGTCCAAAACTATTGCTTTGGCGATAAAATAGTAAAGCAAAAACAAATGATATTAGGGTCGCAACAAGGAGAAAGACTGTCCCACCCATCGTTGGTGTCCCAGCTTTTGCTAAATGTTGTTTAACATCTTCATGCATTTGTTGGCCACCAATTTTTTTCAATTGATAGTACTTTATAAAAAATGGCATGACAAGAGCAGTCAATACTAAAGATATGATTGCTGCTATGATAGTTAAAAACATGTTAATCTCCTAGTGTTATTGTTATTTTTTTAATTTTATGAAGTGCTTTACCAACTTCAATATTTTGTTTAATTACAGTTCCAGAATTCGAACCCTTATATTTTACTTCAATTCCTGTCCATTTGGCAAATTTTTTGACGTTTGATTTTGTCCAACCATACATATCTGGTAAAGTTGTAAATTTGTCAGTCAAAACCAGGATTTGTTTATTTTCAGTTAATTTCGTTCCTTTTGACTTAGAAACCTTAACAATTTTCTTACCTGTTCCCAAAACAACTGGTTGAATTAAATTACGCCGTAATTCATCAGCTGTATTTCCAGGATTTTGACCTATGAAATCAGGCAGCTTATATTCAGAACCACTAGTGGCATCTGGAACTGGTTCAGTTAGAGTTTCTTGCATCAGATATGCTTCTTCTAGGACTGGATTAACCACATCTTGCCAAAACATCCCACTCCAGTGTTCTGGTTGTTGAATTGTTACATACATGACAAAATCAGGGTTATCAGATGGGACCATTGCAACAACTGAATAAACATAGTTGGTTAGACCGCCATCAAGATAACCACTTCCATTTTCTGCAGCAATTTGGGCCGTACCAGATTTAACAGCTACAGGTAAATCACCAACTTTAATAATAGGTCCAGTGGATTTTGAATAAAGTGTCCCAAATACAGGATCTGTTCCTACAGTGACCATATAATCTCTAGTTTCACTAGCAGCCCTTTTCGATACTGGTTTTCCGACCACTTCTTTTTGAGAAGTTCGGTAACTGCCATTATTTGGATCATATATCTTGCTAATAAATTTTGGCTCTAGCATAACACCATCATTAGCAATTGCCGAGAAGGCTCTTAACATTTGAATTTCTGTTACAGAAATCCCTTGTCCAAAAGCACTCATTGCCTGTGTAACAATGTTATCACCAGGGAAAATACCAGATTCTTCATCCCCTATACCAAAACGAGTTGGGAATCCAAATTTAAATTTCGAAAGGTAATCAAGCCAAGTCTTTCCACCCATTTTTTGTTCTAACTTTGTCATCCCAACGTTACTTGAAAAGGCAAAACCTTGGGCATAAGTCATATATTGACCAGTTGAAATTCCTTCATTGACATTCCAGTCTTGAATAGTGGCATCGGCAATAGTAAGACCATTTACACTACTATAGACATCATTTGGCTCAAAAACACCATCATCAATTGAAGAGGCTAAAGTCATAACTTTCATTGTTGAACCAGGTTCAAAATTATTCTGATACAAGGCACTTTTCCAATTATAGTCTTTATTATTTAACCCTTCCAAAGTATCCGCATTATAACTTGGTCTTTGAGAGGTGGCTAAAATTTCCCCTGTCTTTGCATTTACCAAGGTAGCACTTGATAAGACCCCTTTAGTTTCTTTTTGGAAGACATCCATTTGGGCTTCTAAGAAAGTTTGAATTGGTTCTGAAATAGTTGTATAAACATCTTTCCCGTCAACTGCTTTCTTTACTGTTTTTCCTGTTCCAAGCAAAGTATTCCCATTCTTATCTTTTTCATAAGTAATAGTTCCATCTCGACCTGACAGTATATCATTCATGGAAGATTCTAAACCAGTTTTACCAACTAAACTGTTACTACCATCTTTGTTTTCATTTAGCGAAGCTAGTCCAATTAATTCAGAAGCAAATGTCCCATTAGGATACATTCTACCCGGACTAGTTGTAAAGGCAACACCTTTTATCTTAGCTTTTTCCATCTCACGACGAATGGTAGTCATCTTACTATAAGAAATACCCGAACCAGTTGTTCCAAAAGAAACTTGGAATAGGCCTTTTTGTTTTAGTTGCTTGATAACATCAGTCTTCTTCATTTTCAATTGCTTGTTTAAAATTGAAGCAACAGTGTCAAATTGTGATGGTTGAACATATAACTTTTCACCAGTTGCTGAAACAAACGATTTGTCTAAAACAGCATAAATACTATATGTCGTTGAGTCAATAGCTAT encodes:
- the mraY gene encoding phospho-N-acetylmuramoyl-pentapeptide-transferase, whose amino-acid sequence is MFLTIIAAIISLVLTALVMPFFIKYYQLKKIGGQQMHEDVKQHLAKAGTPTMGGTVFLLVATLISFVFALLFYRQSNSFGLISGILSVVVIYGFIGFFDDFLKIFKQKNEGLTARQKFALQIIGGLIFYFLHVLPNGIDAINIFGYHLPLGIFYVLFVLFWVVGFSNAVNLTDGIDGLASISVVISLIAYGFIAFFQNQFDVLLLIGVMTGALLGFFLFNHKPAKVFMGDVGSLALGALLAAISIALRQEWTLLIIGIVYVFETTSVMMQVSYFKYTKKKFGEGRRIFRMTPFHHHLELGGLTGKSDRWSEWKVDAFLWSVGLVASSIVLAILYL
- the pbp2X gene encoding penicillin-binding protein PBP2X, with product MNKFIKGFIDYAVRDRKTPVKNREHVGQNMMILSIFLFFVFIINFVIIIGTDKKFGVNLSEGAKSVYQETVTVQAKRGTIYDRNGIAIAIDSTTYSIYAVLDKSFVSATGEKLYVQPSQFDTVASILNKQLKMKKTDVIKQLKQKGLFQVSFGTTGSGISYSKMTTIRREMEKAKIKGVAFTTSPGRMYPNGTFASELIGLASLNENKDGSNSLVGKTGLESSMNDILSGRDGTITYEKDKNGNTLLGTGKTVKKAVDGKDVYTTISEPIQTFLEAQMDVFQKETKGVLSSATLVNAKTGEILATSQRPSYNADTLEGLNNKDYNWKSALYQNNFEPGSTMKVMTLASSIDDGVFEPNDVYSSVNGLTIADATIQDWNVNEGISTGQYMTYAQGFAFSSNVGMTKLEQKMGGKTWLDYLSKFKFGFPTRFGIGDEESGIFPGDNIVTQAMSAFGQGISVTEIQMLRAFSAIANDGVMLEPKFISKIYDPNNGSYRTSQKEVVGKPVSKRAASETRDYMVTVGTDPVFGTLYSKSTGPIIKVGDLPVAVKSGTAQIAAENGSGYLDGGLTNYVYSVVAMVPSDNPDFVMYVTIQQPEHWSGMFWQDVVNPVLEEAYLMQETLTEPVPDATSGSEYKLPDFIGQNPGNTADELRRNLIQPVVLGTGKKIVKVSKSKGTKLTENKQILVLTDKFTTLPDMYGWTKSNVKKFAKWTGIEVKYKGSNSGTVIKQNIEVGKALHKIKKITITLGD